The proteins below come from a single Saccharophagus degradans 2-40 genomic window:
- a CDS encoding lysophospholipid acyltransferase family protein translates to MTQLKTKLVEATVAVLGSLPLSVARGMGAGFAKLCLLFNDRNSRVTARNIALCFPQLSKQEQRALVRASMLQTGRLAFEIFSVWRSNEQWRNKRTLAVYGLDKLHAALDEGKGVIVLAPHIGNWEVLGASLPSIAPATCMYQPPKQTYLERVIVRSRENTGMTLVPTNAKGVAKLLKALKSGEMVGILPDQCPDMGGEFADFFGHPAYTMTLLHGLIQRTQCKVVTGLAKRVNGGFEIHYLDPDPAIYDPDLAASLNGLNSCVETCVDLCPEQYQWEYKRFRKTPPSGQKFYKNI, encoded by the coding sequence ATGACCCAGCTAAAAACCAAGCTTGTTGAAGCCACCGTAGCAGTATTAGGCAGCTTACCCCTTAGCGTTGCGCGCGGTATGGGGGCGGGCTTTGCGAAATTGTGCCTATTATTTAACGATCGCAATTCACGAGTAACGGCGCGCAATATTGCGTTGTGTTTTCCGCAATTAAGTAAGCAAGAGCAACGCGCCTTAGTGCGAGCAAGTATGTTGCAAACTGGCCGTTTGGCGTTCGAGATATTTTCTGTGTGGCGCTCCAACGAGCAGTGGCGCAATAAGCGCACGCTAGCCGTTTACGGCTTAGACAAGCTGCACGCCGCGTTGGATGAAGGCAAAGGCGTGATTGTTTTGGCGCCCCATATTGGCAACTGGGAAGTATTGGGTGCGTCGTTGCCAAGCATCGCGCCCGCGACTTGTATGTACCAACCGCCTAAACAGACATATTTAGAGCGCGTTATTGTTCGCAGTCGTGAAAATACCGGTATGACCCTAGTGCCCACCAACGCAAAAGGGGTAGCCAAGCTGCTAAAAGCGCTTAAAAGCGGCGAAATGGTAGGTATATTGCCCGATCAATGCCCAGATATGGGCGGCGAGTTCGCAGACTTTTTTGGCCACCCAGCCTATACCATGACGCTACTGCACGGCCTAATTCAACGCACACAGTGCAAAGTCGTTACTGGCTTGGCTAAGCGCGTAAACGGTGGGTTTGAAATTCACTACCTAGACCCCGACCCAGCTATCTACGACCCCGACTTAGCCGCAAGCTTAAACGGCTTAAATAGCTGTGTAGAAACCTGTGTTGACCTGTGCCCAGAGCAATACCAATGGGAATACAAACGCTTTAGAAAAACCCCGCCCAGTGGGCAGAAGTTTTATAAAAACATCTAA